In Deltaproteobacteria bacterium, a single genomic region encodes these proteins:
- a CDS encoding transporter substrate-binding domain-containing protein, whose protein sequence is MNGTCIASDKPPVIRAGSEQDFRPYAFTDKDGQPTGFGVELLKAVADAMGLPIRFTSGPWDQVWNELVKGEIDVLPVVARTAGREPLVDFSLPHTETFDAFFVREGRPKLPSLAAAAGKEIVVLRSDAAHHELVERKFAGKVIPVEFIPDGLRLIAAGKHDAMLCSKLVGVLEMGQAGVKDVQPGPPIPDYKRVFSFAVKKGDAGLVEKLNQGLLILKANGRYDQIYRRWLVAEEPWRKFQPYFMATLAGLVVLGVVVVLLQWLVRKRTRELAVELAERRKAEAALQQLNATLEQRVAERTGELRESDSRLAMAASGTRVGIFDRDLKTDEIKATEQTVHLLGMELPTTTTPPPPLFPGATSIATGLNACTPRTCPGSRRRCGNAWPNAHR, encoded by the coding sequence GTGAACGGCACCTGCATTGCGTCAGACAAACCTCCCGTAATCCGTGCCGGAAGCGAACAGGATTTCCGGCCGTACGCCTTCACGGACAAGGATGGTCAGCCGACCGGTTTCGGCGTGGAACTGCTCAAGGCCGTCGCGGACGCGATGGGGTTGCCCATCCGCTTTACCTCCGGCCCGTGGGACCAGGTGTGGAACGAACTGGTCAAAGGAGAAATCGACGTACTGCCGGTTGTCGCGCGGACCGCCGGGCGCGAGCCGCTCGTGGACTTCAGCCTGCCGCACACGGAAACGTTCGACGCGTTTTTCGTGCGGGAAGGACGACCGAAGTTGCCGAGCCTTGCCGCCGCCGCGGGCAAGGAGATCGTCGTGCTGCGCTCGGACGCGGCCCACCACGAACTGGTCGAGCGGAAGTTCGCCGGGAAGGTGATCCCGGTCGAATTCATTCCGGACGGGCTCCGGCTGATCGCCGCGGGCAAGCATGACGCGATGCTGTGCTCGAAGCTTGTCGGGGTGCTCGAAATGGGGCAGGCCGGCGTCAAGGACGTCCAGCCCGGTCCGCCGATTCCCGACTACAAACGCGTCTTTTCGTTCGCCGTGAAGAAAGGCGACGCCGGCCTGGTGGAAAAACTCAACCAGGGGCTGCTGATCCTCAAGGCCAACGGCCGATACGACCAGATATACCGGCGCTGGCTGGTCGCTGAAGAACCATGGCGCAAGTTCCAGCCGTATTTCATGGCGACGCTTGCCGGCCTCGTTGTGCTGGGCGTTGTGGTGGTCTTGCTACAGTGGCTTGTGCGCAAACGCACTCGTGAACTCGCGGTTGAGCTGGCCGAACGTCGCAAGGCCGAGGCCGCGCTCCAGCAATTGAACGCCACCCTCGAACAGCGCGTTGCAGAACGCACGGGTGAGCTGCGCGAGAGCGATTCGCGGCTCGCGATGGCGGCAAGCGGGACCAGAGTCGGAATCTTTGACAGGGACCTGAAGACGGACGAGATCAAGGCGACGGAACAAACCGTGCATCTGCTTGGCATGGAACTTCCCACCACCACCACCCCCCCACCACCACTCTTTCCCGGCGCTACAAGTATCGCGACTGGGCTGAACGCGTGCACTCCGAGGACCTGCCCAGGGTCGAGGCGGAGATGCGGAAATGCATGGCCGAACGCGCACCGTTAG
- the metW gene encoding methionine biosynthesis protein MetW has translation MTAEGTRIDHDIILELIPRGARVLDLGCGDGSLLEKLVRDKEVVGRGIEISDEGVRACIARGLPVLQGDIDRGLEDWPGQSFDYVILNQTLQAVMRPDVVMSEMLRVGKKAVVGFPNFAFWRIRAYLLLKGRMPKTDFLPYEWYDTPNIHFCSVDDFEEYCRRFSLRVSRRIYLTSDRGGRVLSGVMPNLFAESAVFLLSK, from the coding sequence GTGACGGCGGAAGGGACGCGGATCGACCACGACATCATCCTGGAGCTCATCCCCCGCGGCGCGCGGGTGCTCGACCTCGGTTGCGGCGACGGATCCCTCCTCGAGAAGCTCGTCCGGGACAAGGAGGTCGTCGGCCGGGGGATCGAGATCTCCGACGAGGGAGTCCGCGCCTGCATCGCCCGGGGGTTGCCCGTCCTGCAGGGGGACATCGACCGGGGGCTGGAGGACTGGCCCGGGCAGTCGTTCGACTACGTGATCCTCAACCAGACGCTCCAGGCGGTGATGCGCCCCGACGTGGTCATGTCCGAGATGCTCCGCGTCGGGAAGAAGGCGGTGGTCGGCTTCCCCAACTTCGCCTTCTGGAGGATCCGCGCGTACCTCCTGCTCAAGGGACGCATGCCCAAGACCGATTTCCTGCCGTACGAGTGGTACGACACCCCGAACATCCATTTCTGCTCGGTCGACGATTTCGAGGAGTATTGCCGCCGGTTCTCCCTTCGGGTCTCCCGCCGCATCTACCTCACGAGCGACCGCGGGGGGCGGGTGCTTTCGGGGGTCATGCCGAACCTTTTCGCCGAATCCGCGGTCTTCCTCCTGTCGAAATAA
- a CDS encoding CoA pyrophosphatase gives MEVNSRFLARLRRELHPADFAAAPPPELRTAGVLVPLRVVGGEVVVVLARRTERVPHHKGQVCFPGGSRDAGDRDLLATALREAEEELGIRPSDVELLGAMDPVPTVTGFFIQPIVARIPEAASFLLDPFEIAEVFDVPLSVFTDLSRYRAAGTTFLGEPYQVYFIDYGRHTIWGATARILHSLGELAMRPGLRAEARRAGGAS, from the coding sequence GTGGAGGTGAATTCCCGGTTTCTCGCGCGGCTCCGGAGGGAACTCCACCCCGCCGATTTCGCCGCCGCGCCGCCGCCGGAGCTGCGCACCGCCGGGGTGCTCGTGCCCCTGCGGGTGGTCGGCGGAGAGGTCGTCGTCGTGCTCGCGCGGCGGACCGAGCGGGTGCCGCACCACAAGGGGCAGGTCTGCTTCCCCGGGGGGAGCCGCGACGCGGGCGACCGGGACCTGCTGGCCACCGCTCTGCGGGAAGCGGAGGAGGAGCTGGGGATCCGTCCGTCCGATGTGGAGCTCCTGGGCGCCATGGACCCGGTTCCCACCGTGACCGGCTTCTTCATCCAGCCGATCGTGGCGAGGATCCCGGAGGCCGCTTCGTTCCTGCTCGACCCGTTCGAGATCGCGGAGGTCTTCGACGTCCCGCTGTCGGTGTTCACCGATCTTTCGCGGTATCGCGCCGCCGGGACGACGTTCCTGGGGGAACCGTACCAGGTCTACTTCATCGACTACGGACGCCACACCATCTGGGGGGCGACCGCCCGCATCCTCCACAGCCTGGGAGAGCTCGCGATGCGCCCCGGGCTCCGCGCGGAGGCGAGACGCGCCGGAGGCGCCTCGTGA